Proteins encoded by one window of Kribbella flavida DSM 17836:
- a CDS encoding lasso peptide biosynthesis B2 protein, which yields MNVVPTWQVGVKVLPPFTAHAWVEAEGQLIGEGSPAGHFHVLISVPPKG from the coding sequence CTGAACGTGGTTCCCACCTGGCAGGTCGGCGTGAAGGTGCTGCCCCCGTTCACCGCCCACGCCTGGGTTGAGGCCGAGGGACAGCTCATCGGCGAAGGGTCGCCGGCCGGCCACTTCCACGTGCTGATCTCCGTGCCGCCGAAGGGGTGA
- a CDS encoding twin-arginine translocase TatA/TatE family subunit yields the protein MQTLLGMPQGAEWLIILGIVVLLFGSAKLPTLVKQLGRSKKIWAEEVGPGANKPAGELGEHLVHGDDDKSAVAGPSTPRSTGPAPYDART from the coding sequence ATGCAAACACTTCTCGGTATGCCGCAGGGTGCGGAGTGGCTCATCATCCTCGGGATCGTGGTACTGCTTTTCGGGTCGGCGAAGCTGCCGACGCTGGTGAAGCAGCTCGGCAGGTCGAAGAAGATCTGGGCGGAGGAGGTCGGTCCTGGCGCGAACAAGCCCGCTGGCGAGCTCGGTGAGCACCTGGTCCACGGCGACGATGACAAGTCCGCCGTCGCTGGACCCAGTACGCCGCGCTCAACCGGCCCCGCGCCGTACGACGCCCGTACTTGA